A genomic window from Paenibacillus sp. FSL K6-0276 includes:
- a CDS encoding glycoside hydrolase family 9 protein, giving the protein MGRYRIEQGEEIASASFIISDKPYHELQQGLLKAFYYYRCGVELTEEYAGDWKHKACHTAEGIVYGETERRLDCSGGWHDAGDYGKYSGPGAKAIAELLLAYELYPSAFVSAVPIPESGGGTPDVMLECKVELDWLFKMQDNRTGGVYHKLTTLSFPDLDVMPEDDTADLYFSPVSATATGDFAGVMAMAARMYEPFDSVYAKKCLDAATLAWEWLVQHPAAPGFINPPEISTGEYGDGNDKDERYWAAAELYRTTGKKENHEAVLQLAQLSFSKSSLGWADMGGYGTLAYLLNGEDQADRALYASLKEGLLDEGERLVEQSHEDGFRISLKEDDYIWGSNMLVMNNAMLLLVAEYFSGDSRFADCALDHLHYLMGRNVLDISYVTGFGDRPVMHPHHRPSVGDHVADPVPGLVSGGPDRGLHDEYVVEHLQGKPAAQCFADHELSYSTNEVTIYWNSPAVFVTARFNQ; this is encoded by the coding sequence GTGGGCAGATACCGGATTGAGCAAGGTGAGGAAATAGCTTCGGCATCATTTATAATCTCAGATAAACCTTATCACGAGCTTCAACAGGGCTTGCTGAAGGCCTTTTATTATTATCGTTGCGGAGTTGAGTTAACTGAAGAGTACGCTGGAGATTGGAAGCATAAGGCATGTCATACAGCAGAGGGAATTGTATATGGTGAAACGGAGCGTCGGCTAGATTGTTCTGGAGGCTGGCATGATGCAGGCGATTATGGGAAATATAGTGGACCAGGGGCAAAGGCCATCGCCGAACTTTTGCTTGCCTATGAGTTATATCCATCCGCTTTTGTAAGCGCTGTCCCGATTCCTGAGAGTGGTGGGGGGACGCCTGATGTAATGCTGGAATGCAAAGTCGAGCTAGATTGGTTATTCAAAATGCAAGACAATAGAACAGGTGGAGTGTACCACAAACTGACTACGCTGAGCTTTCCTGACCTAGATGTGATGCCTGAGGATGATACAGCAGATCTATATTTCTCACCGGTGTCAGCCACCGCCACTGGAGATTTTGCTGGAGTCATGGCTATGGCAGCACGGATGTATGAGCCCTTTGACTCAGTCTATGCGAAGAAATGTCTGGATGCCGCAACACTAGCTTGGGAATGGCTTGTTCAACATCCAGCTGCACCAGGGTTTATAAATCCGCCAGAAATTAGCACCGGTGAATATGGAGATGGGAACGACAAGGATGAGCGGTATTGGGCAGCCGCGGAGCTCTATCGTACGACGGGGAAAAAAGAAAATCATGAAGCTGTTCTACAGCTGGCGCAGTTGTCTTTTTCAAAATCCAGTCTAGGCTGGGCAGATATGGGGGGATACGGCACACTTGCGTATCTGTTAAATGGTGAAGACCAAGCAGACCGTGCTTTGTATGCATCCTTAAAAGAAGGGCTTCTAGATGAAGGGGAACGGTTAGTAGAACAGAGTCATGAGGATGGCTTTAGGATCTCCTTAAAAGAGGATGACTATATTTGGGGTAGCAATATGCTCGTAATGAACAATGCGATGCTGCTGCTGGTGGCTGAATATTTTAGTGGCGATTCGAGATTTGCAGACTGTGCGCTAGATCATTTGCACTATCTGATGGGGCGCAACGTACTGGATATCAGTTATGTTACCGGATTTGGCGATCGTCCAGTGATGCATCCGCATCATCGTCCATCTGTTGGTGATCATGTGGCTGATCCAGTACCGGGTCTAGTATCTGGGGGGCCAGATCGTGGGCTCCATGATGAATATGTAGTAGAACATCTACAGGGCAAACCAGCCGCTCAGTGCTTTGCCGATCATGAACTTAGTTATTCCACGAATGAGGTAACGATCTACTGGAATTCACCAGCAGTGTTCGTTACGGCTCGGTTTAATCAATAA
- a CDS encoding acryloyl-CoA reductase, giving the protein MTESFQALVVDKTESSFSVAVKPVTLEDLPAGEVVIKVAYSSVNYKDGLASIPSGKILRSYPFIPGVDLSGTVVSSTDERFSEGQQVIATGYGMGVFHFGGYSEYARIPAAWITPLPEGLTLREAMIYGTAGLTAALSILALEDHDLSPDKGKVLVTGATGGVGGSAIAMLSTKGYSVVASTGNTGANDYLKAIGAEEVISREDVTGSSTKPLDKQCWQGAVDSVGGNSLAAILSKISYRGSVAASGLTGGTSVPTTVLPFILRGVNLLGIDSVECPAELRGKAWTRMATDLKPAQLENLVDREVTLNELPQALEDILQGNTRGRVLVRVS; this is encoded by the coding sequence ATGACAGAATCATTTCAAGCATTGGTTGTCGACAAAACAGAATCATCGTTCTCCGTCGCCGTTAAACCAGTTACCTTAGAAGACCTACCCGCTGGAGAAGTCGTAATTAAGGTTGCATACTCCAGTGTGAACTATAAAGACGGGTTAGCGAGTATCCCGAGCGGAAAAATTTTAAGATCTTATCCATTTATCCCAGGTGTGGACTTATCCGGTACTGTAGTATCCTCCACAGACGAGCGGTTTAGTGAAGGACAGCAAGTCATTGCAACAGGGTATGGTATGGGTGTATTTCATTTTGGAGGGTATAGCGAATATGCACGTATTCCTGCTGCTTGGATCACTCCTCTTCCGGAAGGACTTACACTAAGAGAAGCTATGATCTATGGTACAGCTGGATTAACTGCTGCCTTGTCCATTCTAGCGCTAGAAGACCATGACTTATCGCCGGACAAAGGAAAGGTGCTCGTAACGGGAGCAACCGGAGGTGTGGGTGGATCAGCTATCGCCATGCTTAGCACAAAAGGCTATAGCGTAGTGGCCAGCACTGGTAATACCGGAGCAAACGACTATCTAAAAGCTATTGGTGCGGAAGAGGTCATTTCACGCGAAGACGTTACTGGCAGTTCAACCAAACCTTTAGACAAACAATGTTGGCAAGGAGCTGTAGATTCTGTTGGCGGAAACTCACTTGCCGCCATTTTGAGTAAAATCTCCTACAGAGGTTCTGTTGCTGCAAGTGGCCTGACCGGAGGTACTTCTGTTCCAACTACCGTCCTTCCATTTATTCTTCGGGGGGTAAACCTGCTCGGTATTGATTCCGTAGAGTGCCCTGCTGAGCTTCGCGGAAAGGCGTGGACACGGATGGCAACTGATCTGAAGCCTGCACAGCTTGAGAACCTTGTAGATCGTGAAGTAACCTTAAATGAATTGCCACAAGCATTGGAAGATATTCTGCAAGGAAACACACGAGGCAGAGTACTTGTCCGTGTATCTTAA
- a CDS encoding DinB family protein: MQTFFQYNWMVREQWYEWCEDISEEEMLATRTGGVGSILKTLFHIVDVEWSWIQVLQGKPDFQEDFEHYKSLQQVRELDAKFRSEVESFVLSWHEGLERNVFEDHLTDGRVVTDTWGEVIRHVIAHEIHHVGQLSVWARKIDKQPVSANLIGKGLMDSLQSS, from the coding sequence TTGCAAACATTCTTTCAATATAACTGGATGGTCCGTGAACAATGGTACGAGTGGTGCGAAGATATTTCTGAGGAAGAGATGCTAGCAACTCGTACTGGCGGTGTAGGCAGCATTCTTAAGACCCTCTTTCATATAGTTGATGTGGAGTGGAGCTGGATTCAAGTATTGCAAGGTAAACCGGATTTTCAGGAGGACTTCGAGCATTACAAATCTTTGCAGCAGGTAAGAGAGCTGGATGCGAAATTCCGGTCCGAGGTGGAATCCTTTGTACTTTCTTGGCATGAGGGTTTGGAGCGGAATGTTTTTGAGGATCACCTGACGGATGGTCGAGTCGTGACTGATACTTGGGGCGAAGTGATACGCCATGTGATCGCTCATGAGATTCATCATGTCGGACAGTTGTCTGTCTGGGCAAGAAAAATTGATAAACAACCAGTATCGGCTAATTTGATCGGGAAAGGGCTTATGGATAGCCTACAATCTTCTTGA
- a CDS encoding NAD-dependent malic enzyme, which produces MAIATTMIVRLEIRKSVASFGDVASGIATAGGDIVAIDVIRAGKDVTTRDITINVQDASNGEIMSILSKMPGVKVINVSDRTFLAHLGGKIEITPKMPIKNREDLSLVYTPGVARVCTAIAEDPNKAYSLTMKRNTVAVVTDGTAVLGLGDIGPEAAMPVMEGKAMLFKQLANIDAFPLCLNTKDPDEIINIVKAVSPGFGGINLEDISSPRCFEIERRLAEELDIPVFHDDQHGTSVVVLAGLLNALKVVNKSIEDVRIVVVGIGAAGVSICNMLLAAGARKIYAVDREGVLRKDLQYDNQEWRKLADATNPEGIEGGLTEVMQGADVFIGVSRGGILSVDHLKSMASDNIVFAMANPTPEIEPELAEPFVRVLATGRSDYPNQINNVLCFPGIFRGALDCRAKTVNLEMKLAAAKAIASVVHPDEVNEQYVIPSIFNEKVVELVRLAVIHAAIATDVARRIPKDIAKDME; this is translated from the coding sequence ATGGCTATTGCAACAACGATGATTGTCAGGCTCGAAATTCGGAAATCGGTTGCTTCTTTTGGTGATGTTGCTTCAGGAATTGCCACTGCAGGCGGAGATATCGTCGCTATTGACGTGATCCGTGCAGGTAAGGATGTAACAACTCGAGATATAACAATAAACGTGCAAGATGCCTCGAATGGAGAAATCATGTCTATACTATCGAAGATGCCAGGAGTCAAAGTAATTAATGTGTCAGATCGAACTTTTCTAGCTCATCTAGGCGGAAAGATTGAAATTACACCTAAAATGCCTATCAAAAATCGGGAGGATTTATCGCTGGTGTATACCCCGGGAGTTGCCCGAGTGTGTACGGCGATTGCCGAAGATCCGAACAAAGCCTATTCTTTGACGATGAAGCGGAATACAGTAGCCGTTGTTACAGACGGTACGGCTGTGCTTGGACTAGGGGATATTGGACCGGAGGCGGCTATGCCTGTTATGGAAGGTAAGGCTATGCTGTTTAAGCAATTGGCGAACATCGATGCTTTTCCACTATGCTTAAATACTAAAGATCCTGATGAAATCATTAATATCGTAAAAGCAGTATCTCCTGGATTTGGGGGAATCAACTTAGAAGATATCAGTTCTCCGCGTTGTTTCGAGATTGAACGTCGGCTTGCCGAAGAGCTGGATATTCCGGTATTTCATGATGATCAGCATGGTACATCTGTTGTAGTTTTGGCAGGTCTTTTGAATGCACTTAAAGTAGTAAATAAATCTATCGAAGATGTTCGAATTGTCGTTGTAGGTATAGGTGCGGCAGGGGTGTCCATCTGTAATATGCTTCTGGCAGCAGGAGCTCGCAAAATCTATGCGGTAGATCGTGAAGGTGTTCTTAGAAAAGATCTTCAGTATGATAATCAGGAATGGCGGAAGCTTGCTGATGCAACTAACCCGGAAGGTATTGAAGGTGGACTGACGGAGGTTATGCAGGGAGCAGATGTCTTTATTGGGGTGTCACGTGGTGGGATTCTATCCGTCGATCATCTCAAGAGCATGGCCAGCGATAATATTGTGTTTGCAATGGCTAATCCGACACCGGAGATTGAACCAGAATTGGCCGAGCCTTTTGTTCGCGTGTTAGCGACGGGTAGAAGTGACTATCCGAATCAGATCAACAATGTGCTGTGTTTTCCGGGTATCTTCCGTGGTGCACTGGATTGCAGAGCAAAAACAGTGAACCTTGAAATGAAGCTAGCCGCGGCAAAAGCGATTGCTTCAGTCGTTCATCCGGATGAAGTCAATGAGCAATACGTGATCCCAAGTATTTTTAACGAAAAAGTGGTAGAGTTAGTGCGTCTGGCGGTGATCCACGCGGCTATTGCAACAGATGTGGCCCGTAGGATTCCTAAGGATATTGCTAAGGATATGGAATAA
- a CDS encoding GNAT family N-acetyltransferase, with protein sequence MSIIKLVHEHEIEPYLDLLAEVEHNKLNRNDPDHERWLRRRIQSHFERGALFYAYHENEQDDTFGIVAVLHEEAPIGIPALGARAEVLDIGVSKDHRRKGIGGILLQHVEEVVKSRGAYCLLMMTYAEDYDVIAFYGKNGFVPVATIPDVFGPGAEGNTILRKMLR encoded by the coding sequence ATGTCTATAATAAAATTAGTCCATGAACATGAGATCGAACCGTATTTGGACCTCTTAGCCGAGGTTGAACATAACAAACTGAACAGAAATGATCCCGACCATGAGCGGTGGCTAAGACGCCGTATTCAATCACATTTTGAGCGTGGGGCGTTGTTTTATGCCTATCATGAGAATGAACAAGACGATACTTTTGGTATTGTTGCCGTTCTACATGAGGAAGCACCGATTGGCATTCCCGCGCTTGGAGCGAGAGCTGAAGTCCTCGACATTGGGGTAAGTAAAGATCATCGAAGAAAAGGAATAGGCGGTATCCTACTTCAGCATGTAGAAGAGGTTGTTAAGAGTAGGGGAGCTTACTGTTTACTTATGATGACGTATGCAGAAGATTATGATGTGATTGCTTTTTATGGAAAAAATGGCTTTGTGCCCGTCGCTACAATCCCTGATGTGTTTGGTCCTGGTGCCGAAGGGAATACTATATTAAGAAAAATGCTAAGGTGA
- a CDS encoding alpha/beta hydrolase — protein sequence MKSIHTKIVLALCITFFSIIGLLPIYQHSAVAAADHKSSTKQTPLTFVLIHGSWATAGFWDETAAELRKLGHTVYTPEYAGHGADKNNNVTHEQITKSVVDYIKQKDLKNFILLGHSFGGSVIQTVSQQVPDRIKRIVFFDAFAPLDGQSVADQFPAESLKSFEQLRDASGNNTITLPFPLFRDTFVNTASLAEAQAFYKQAPPEPATPLFEKLDLKKFYSLQIPKSYLYLTEDTAIPQGPYGFHPTQSSHLGVFRFIEGKGDHMTTVRTEPKMMAELMVKAGRD from the coding sequence ATGAAATCGATTCACACTAAAATAGTATTAGCGTTATGTATCACTTTTTTCTCTATTATTGGTTTACTGCCTATCTATCAACACTCGGCGGTTGCAGCCGCTGACCACAAATCATCTACCAAACAAACTCCATTAACCTTTGTTCTAATTCATGGGTCTTGGGCTACAGCAGGTTTTTGGGATGAAACAGCAGCCGAGCTTCGTAAGTTAGGGCACACCGTCTACACACCGGAATATGCGGGACATGGCGCGGATAAGAATAATAATGTAACACATGAGCAGATCACAAAGTCCGTTGTCGACTATATCAAACAAAAAGACTTGAAGAATTTTATTCTGCTCGGACATAGCTTTGGGGGGTCAGTCATTCAAACAGTTTCCCAGCAAGTACCTGATCGGATCAAACGGATCGTGTTCTTCGATGCCTTCGCGCCGCTTGACGGCCAAAGTGTGGCGGATCAGTTTCCTGCTGAGTCACTTAAATCCTTTGAACAGCTTAGAGACGCTTCCGGTAATAACACCATCACGCTCCCTTTCCCGCTCTTCCGGGATACATTCGTAAACACTGCAAGTCTTGCGGAAGCACAAGCCTTTTATAAACAAGCTCCACCTGAACCAGCTACTCCACTATTCGAAAAGCTAGATCTCAAGAAATTCTACAGTCTCCAAATCCCTAAAAGTTATCTTTATCTGACGGAAGACACGGCTATCCCACAAGGCCCATATGGGTTTCACCCGACTCAGTCCAGTCATTTGGGCGTTTTTCGCTTCATCGAGGGCAAAGGTGATCATATGACTACTGTCCGAACTGAACCAAAAATGATGGCCGAATTGATGGTCAAGGCGGGTAGAGATTAG
- a CDS encoding GNAT family N-acetyltransferase — MVVIKEIELESLHELGDLYQELMNHPSDPNKLEEVFKVIKADSRYILLGAFVEGELMGSLMGIICHDLIGDCKPFMVIENVVVSSRARRQGVGKKLMLAIEKMAHERDCLYIILVSGEKRKEAHIFYESLGYRDEKVEGYRKHLSSH; from the coding sequence ATGGTCGTTATCAAAGAAATAGAATTAGAGTCTCTGCATGAACTTGGTGATTTATATCAAGAGTTGATGAATCATCCGTCTGACCCAAACAAGCTTGAGGAAGTATTTAAAGTGATTAAGGCCGACAGTCGGTACATCTTGTTGGGGGCTTTTGTGGAAGGTGAACTGATGGGATCTTTGATGGGTATCATTTGTCATGATCTAATAGGCGATTGTAAACCGTTTATGGTGATTGAGAACGTGGTTGTTTCATCGCGTGCCCGTCGTCAAGGTGTTGGTAAAAAACTCATGCTCGCTATTGAAAAAATGGCCCATGAAAGAGATTGTTTATATATCATTTTAGTCTCTGGAGAGAAGCGGAAGGAAGCGCATATTTTTTATGAATCGTTAGGTTATAGAGATGAGAAAGTCGAGGGGTACCGGAAACATCTAAGTTCCCATTAA
- a CDS encoding HAMP domain-containing sensor histidine kinase — MVITFSYVIFIDKSELYTNLHHDIVGNIINIIAVQVLLFFIFHLSFKRMKKQQLYYEQLQQSERLKMVGQLTAAVAHEIRNPITVVRGFLQLFKEDASFDDPKKSKFNLMIDELNTVEQIISQFLTLSKPNGDQRLEKVDVKDVVQSVAGLLHSYAMLSDNQIDIKVEEDCFISINKIEFKQLLINIIKNALEASDVGKSVSVIANRNNNFIEIKIIDEGSGMSEAEVKSLGTPFYSLKSNGTGLGLMICFNIVEKYDGEIYYNSSKGIGTTVTIRFLATYENRKHN; from the coding sequence ATGGTGATTACTTTTAGTTATGTCATCTTTATTGATAAAAGCGAATTATACACCAATCTACATCATGACATTGTAGGCAATATTATAAACATTATAGCTGTTCAAGTGTTATTATTTTTCATTTTTCATTTATCATTTAAACGGATGAAAAAGCAGCAACTGTATTATGAACAATTACAGCAATCCGAGCGTTTAAAGATGGTAGGGCAATTAACAGCTGCTGTTGCGCATGAAATTAGAAATCCAATAACTGTGGTTAGAGGTTTTTTGCAATTGTTCAAAGAAGATGCCTCATTTGATGATCCTAAGAAAAGTAAGTTCAACTTAATGATTGATGAATTAAACACAGTAGAACAGATAATCTCTCAATTTCTAACCCTTTCAAAACCAAATGGAGATCAAAGACTCGAGAAAGTAGATGTGAAGGATGTTGTTCAAAGTGTTGCGGGTTTGCTTCATTCCTATGCCATGCTATCTGATAATCAAATTGATATAAAGGTAGAGGAAGATTGTTTTATTTCCATTAATAAAATTGAGTTTAAGCAGTTACTCATTAATATTATAAAAAATGCGCTAGAAGCCTCGGATGTAGGTAAATCCGTCTCAGTCATAGCAAATAGAAATAATAATTTTATCGAGATAAAAATCATCGATGAAGGAAGTGGAATGTCCGAGGCTGAGGTTAAGTCGCTGGGCACGCCTTTTTATTCATTAAAAAGTAATGGGACTGGTTTAGGGTTAATGATTTGCTTTAATATTGTAGAAAAATATGATGGGGAAATTTACTATAATAGCTCAAAAGGTATTGGGACAACAGTTACTATTCGCTTTTTAGCTACGTATGAGAATCGTAAACACAATTAA
- a CDS encoding ATP-binding cassette domain-containing protein, whose amino-acid sequence MNWNSSDQASKYLFSDISAEISESDRIALIGASGQGKSTLLRIMALLDAPDEGDMLVNGTSFKSMDSRLWRMKIGFVAQQAVMLPGSVEDNLRTVSKLHDRPYDLKLVERLLEQLGLEQLDLSKKAADCSGGEKQRISLIRSLLLRPNVLLLDEITASLDIDSTQRVEDLLEQWHKEEGTSMIWVTHDLKQASRISTTTWFMGKGKLEQHLSESFFAESAEALAKRFVRPLEGASFI is encoded by the coding sequence TTGAACTGGAATAGCAGCGATCAAGCTTCGAAATATCTATTCTCGGACATCTCCGCAGAAATATCTGAATCGGACCGGATCGCTCTGATCGGTGCCTCGGGTCAAGGTAAAAGCACACTACTTAGAATAATGGCTCTGCTGGATGCTCCGGATGAAGGGGATATGCTTGTCAATGGCACTTCATTTAAAAGCATGGATTCAAGGCTGTGGAGAATGAAAATCGGTTTTGTGGCTCAACAAGCGGTTATGTTGCCTGGTAGTGTGGAGGATAACCTAAGAACCGTCAGCAAGCTGCATGATAGACCTTATGATCTTAAACTTGTAGAAAGACTATTAGAACAACTAGGGTTGGAACAACTGGATTTAAGTAAAAAAGCGGCAGATTGCTCTGGCGGTGAGAAGCAGCGAATATCCCTGATTCGGTCATTGCTGCTGCGACCTAATGTTCTACTTCTCGATGAAATTACTGCATCACTAGACATTGACAGTACTCAAAGGGTTGAGGATCTGCTAGAACAGTGGCATAAAGAAGAAGGGACTTCAATGATTTGGGTGACCCATGACCTTAAACAGGCTAGCCGAATTAGCACTACTACATGGTTTATGGGGAAAGGTAAGCTGGAACAACACTTGAGTGAATCTTTTTTTGCTGAATCTGCGGAAGCTTTGGCCAAAAGGTTTGTTCGACCGTTAGAAGGAGCGTCATTTATATGA
- a CDS encoding cupin domain-containing protein, which produces MDYTSPDTQFTFDVNTNTLFKKDAHNFINMLSVKQLNTLENTSLLDIFLSKSNVVEPHYHQNAAELVYCICGSAVVSLINPFTNELLHFPICPGQVANVPQGWWHYEVATADNTHLLAIFNAPIPEVILGSDILSKTPANVLAHTYCLNEALVKETLAPIKPGTFIGPPADCCEEDKVKGVSNMAPNMAPNMNMHANMKPNMHQNMQPNMQPYAHIQAQPIPISSQMPQAIQAFTYQPYPMQGYYNQGYEQHYRQQPYVQQQPNYQYSNNQE; this is translated from the coding sequence ATGGACTATACGTCCCCTGATACACAATTCACTTTCGATGTGAACACTAACACTCTATTTAAAAAGGATGCCCACAACTTCATCAATATGCTATCAGTTAAGCAGTTGAACACACTGGAGAATACTTCGCTTCTTGATATTTTTCTTAGTAAATCGAATGTGGTGGAACCCCATTATCATCAAAATGCGGCAGAGCTCGTCTATTGTATCTGCGGTTCAGCAGTAGTGTCCTTAATCAATCCATTTACAAATGAACTTTTGCATTTCCCGATTTGTCCCGGTCAAGTGGCAAACGTACCGCAAGGTTGGTGGCATTATGAGGTAGCAACCGCCGATAATACACATTTACTCGCGATTTTTAATGCCCCTATTCCAGAGGTCATCTTAGGCTCGGATATCCTGAGCAAAACTCCTGCGAATGTATTGGCTCATACTTACTGTTTGAATGAAGCCTTGGTAAAGGAAACATTGGCTCCGATCAAACCGGGAACCTTCATTGGCCCGCCTGCCGACTGCTGTGAGGAAGATAAAGTAAAGGGAGTCAGTAATATGGCTCCAAATATGGCTCCAAATATGAATATGCATGCAAATATGAAACCTAACATGCATCAAAATATGCAACCTAACATGCAGCCATATGCTCATATACAAGCTCAACCCATCCCGATATCTTCACAAATGCCCCAAGCAATACAGGCATTCACATATCAGCCTTATCCAATGCAAGGATACTACAATCAAGGCTATGAACAGCATTATCGCCAACAGCCTTATGTACAACAACAGCCGAATTATCAATATTCGAATAATCAAGAGTAA